Genomic DNA from Ruminococcus sp. OA3:
GTGTGTTTGCCCCGCCGATTCAATGGGAAAAGTGGCCCGAGACGCTGGGTTATGAAACGGTTATTCTGGTGCGGGCACATTATGAGACAGTGCGCAGCATGAAACTTCCGGATGACAAAAAATGCATCCGTGATGTATCAGATTATGAATCTCTGAATGAACTGATGATTGCTTCCGATATCCTTGTATCTGACTATTCAAGCGTGTTTTTTGATTATTCGATCCTGGAAAAGCCAATGGTATGTTTTGCTTATGACTATGATCAGTATGAGGCGGCGCGCGGGATGTACTTCGATATACGGGAGTGGATGCCGGGGGGCAGTATAACAGAGGAGGAGCTGCTGAGACTGCTGAACAGCCTGAAGGAACCGTGCGCATATGAGGCCGCAGTTCAGCAGACAGTAAGGTTTCGAAAGGAGTTTGTGAAGAGCTGCGGGCATGGGGTGGAAAATGTGCTGAATGTTATTGCCAAAAAAATTAACCTTTCAAACAAATAGCGTATGTAGTATAATGTAAAAAATTATATGATACCAGGTGAGAATAGATGAACCAAAGAAAAGATTTTGAACAATACAAACGAATTATGCGCTTTTTTTCTGCCATGATCCTGGTAGCGGCTCAGACGGCAGTCTTTGCCTTCTGCTGGTACCGCTTCTATAATCAGGAACTGCGCAAACCGTATATGAATAAGGGAAATCTGCTGATGATTGCAGTTTATCTGATCCTGCTGCTTGTATTTCTGAATGCTTTCGGAGGCCTTAAAATCGGCTATATGAAAAAAGCAGTATTATCCTGTCGCAGGTGCTGTCGATCGTTGCCATGCATGTGATCGTGCTGATTCAGATTCTGTTGATTTCAGGCAAGCTGTATCGTCTTAGATGGCTGATCACCGTTACTCTGGGGATGACTGTGGTGGATATACTGATCGCGGTGGTGTTTATCCAGGTATTTCATATGCTGTACTATAAGGCGTTTCCGCCGCGGAAAATGCTGCTGGTCTATGAGGAACGGCCGCCGCAGCCCCTGATGCGGAAAATGTATGAGCGCCGCGACAAATACAACATCTGTGAGCATGTGAATATTCAGGGGAGCATGGAAGAGGTTGAGAAGCTGATCCTGAAATATGACGGTGTGATACTGTGTGATATCCATGCGAAAAGCAGAAACCATCTGCTGAAGTACTGTTATCAGAGGGGAATAAGGGTTTACACAACCCCCAAGATTTCTGATATTATATTGAAGAATTCAGAGATATTACATCTGTTTGACACACCCCTGTTTCTGTCAAGAAATCAGGGACTCAGCTTTGAACAGCGTTTGCTGAAGCGCGCCATGGATTTTGCAGTGTCACTGGTATTGCTGGTGGTGGCCAGTCCGTTTATGCTGCTGACAGCGATCGCGGTAAAACTGTATGACCGCGGACCGGCTTTGTTTAAACAGGAACGTGTTACTGTTAATGGAAAAAAGTTTCATGTTTATAAGTTTCGCAGTATGATCGTGGATGCGGAAAAGAACGGGGTGGCTGTCCTGGCAACGAAGAATGACAGCCGTATCACTCCGATCGGAAAATTTATCCGGGCCACCAGGCTGGATGAACTTCCGCAGCTTTTTAATATCCTGAAAGGTGATATGAGTCTTGTGGGACCGAGACCGGAGCGCCCTGAGATCATAAAAAAATATGAGACAGCGATTCCGGAGTTTTCTTACAGACTTAAAGTAAAAGCGGGGCTGACGGGATATGCACAGGTTTATGGAAAATACAATACGACCGCATATGACAAACTGAAACTGGACCTGATGTATATTGAGAATTATTCTCTTTTGCTGGATCTGAAACTGATCTTCATGACGGTTAAAGTAATGTTTATGAAGGAGAGCACGGAAGGGCTGAGCAAAGAACAGCTGGATGAGCTGATCACCAAGGAACACGTAAAAGGACAGTAATTGTTACTTTTTCTTGCCAATGCATCTGAAAAGTGGTATATTTGCGTTTATGAGGCTGATTTGCCTTGCTGATGAATTGGAAGAATAGTATGAGGATGGTATGAAATGCAATTTTTTAAAGATACGAAAAAATATGCCGGCTACGTCGTCCGGTCTGCAAAATCGCAGCTGAAAGCAGAAGTGGCAAGTTCCTATCTGAACTGGATCTGGTGGATACTGGATCCACTGTGTTTTATGTTGATTTATGCATTTATCTTTGGCGTGGTTTTTGACGGCAGGGAACCGTATTTTACAGCTTTTATTTTTGTCGGACTGACTGGATGGACCTTCTTTAACAAATGTGTACAGGCCAGTGTCAGGATGGTAAAAAATAATAAATCAATTATTGACAAGGTATATATGCCAAAATATGTGCTGGCGTACACGAGAATGGGCGTCGATGCGTTCAAGATGCTGATTTCATTTGTTATTGTGGCATGTATGATGGTGGTGTACCGTGTGGATTTGACCTGGAATATTCTCCTGGCGGTTCCGCTGGTATTCTTATTGATGGTTATCACCTTTGCCGGGATGACGATCTTTATGCATCTGGGAGTTTTCGTGGAAGACATGAGCAACATTGTGAATATACTTCTTCGTCTTCTGTTTTACGTCACCGGTATCTTCTATTCAGTCAATACAAGACTTCCGGCACCGTATGGAAGCTGGGCGCTGAAGCTGAATCCGGTCGCCTATATTCTGGACGGGCTCCGAAAGTGTCTGCTGTACGGGCAGACGCCGGACATGAGAATATTTGCGCTGTGGCTGGTGGCCGGAATTCTCGTTGCGGCGATTGGCGTTAAGATTATCTATCGATATGAAAATGGTTATGCAAAGGTGGTTTAGGATATGCAGGAGCAGGAATATGCGA
This window encodes:
- a CDS encoding sugar transferase; the protein is MLIQILLISGKLYRLRWLITVTLGMTVVDILIAVVFIQVFHMLYYKAFPPRKMLLVYEERPPQPLMRKMYERRDKYNICEHVNIQGSMEEVEKLILKYDGVILCDIHAKSRNHLLKYCYQRGIRVYTTPKISDIILKNSEILHLFDTPLFLSRNQGLSFEQRLLKRAMDFAVSLVLLVVASPFMLLTAIAVKLYDRGPALFKQERVTVNGKKFHVYKFRSMIVDAEKNGVAVLATKNDSRITPIGKFIRATRLDELPQLFNILKGDMSLVGPRPERPEIIKKYETAIPEFSYRLKVKAGLTGYAQVYGKYNTTAYDKLKLDLMYIENYSLLLDLKLIFMTVKVMFMKESTEGLSKEQLDELITKEHVKGQ
- a CDS encoding ABC transporter permease, with the translated sequence MQFFKDTKKYAGYVVRSAKSQLKAEVASSYLNWIWWILDPLCFMLIYAFIFGVVFDGREPYFTAFIFVGLTGWTFFNKCVQASVRMVKNNKSIIDKVYMPKYVLAYTRMGVDAFKMLISFVIVACMMVVYRVDLTWNILLAVPLVFLLMVITFAGMTIFMHLGVFVEDMSNIVNILLRLLFYVTGIFYSVNTRLPAPYGSWALKLNPVAYILDGLRKCLLYGQTPDMRIFALWLVAGILVAAIGVKIIYRYENGYAKVV